In Gammaproteobacteria bacterium, one genomic interval encodes:
- a CDS encoding rod shape-determining protein gives MFKSLRGFFSTDLSIDLGTANTLIYMRGKGIILSEPSVVAIREEPGRGNKVIEAYGADAKRMLGRTPGNIVAIRPMKDGVIADFTVTEQMLKHFIKKAHGNRYFRPTPRVLVCVPYGATQVERRAIKESAQAAGARKVHLIEEPMAAAIGAGLPVHDAKGSMVLDIGGGTSEVAVISLNGIVYAASARIGGDRFDEAIINYIRRNYGILIGEATAERVKHEIGCAYPGKELLEMDIKGRNLSEGVPRSFTLNSNEVLEALQEPLAGIVGAVKHALEQTPPELGSDVATNGIVLTGGGALLRDIDRLLREETGLPVLIADDPLTCVARGGGKVLELIDEHGAETFAVE, from the coding sequence ATGTTCAAGAGCCTGCGCGGATTCTTCTCCACCGACCTGTCCATCGACTTAGGCACGGCCAACACGCTCATCTACATGCGTGGCAAGGGCATCATCCTGAGCGAGCCCTCGGTGGTGGCGATCCGTGAGGAGCCGGGCCGCGGCAACAAGGTCATCGAAGCCTACGGTGCGGACGCCAAGCGCATGCTCGGCCGCACGCCCGGCAACATCGTGGCGATCCGCCCGATGAAGGACGGCGTGATCGCCGACTTCACCGTCACCGAACAGATGTTGAAGCACTTCATCAAGAAGGCGCACGGCAACCGCTACTTCCGCCCCACCCCGCGCGTGCTGGTGTGCGTGCCCTACGGCGCGACCCAGGTGGAGCGCCGTGCCATCAAGGAATCCGCGCAGGCCGCCGGCGCGCGCAAGGTCCACCTCATCGAGGAGCCCATGGCCGCCGCCATCGGCGCCGGCCTGCCGGTGCATGATGCGAAGGGTTCCATGGTGCTGGACATCGGCGGCGGCACCTCCGAGGTCGCCGTGATCTCCCTGAACGGCATCGTCTACGCCGCCTCCGCCCGCATCGGCGGCGACCGCTTCGACGAGGCCATCATCAACTACATCCGCCGCAACTACGGCATCCTGATCGGCGAGGCGACCGCCGAGCGCGTCAAGCACGAGATCGGCTGCGCCTATCCGGGCAAGGAACTGCTGGAGATGGACATCAAGGGCCGCAACCTCTCCGAGGGCGTGCCGCGCAGCTTCACCCTGAACAGCAACGAGGTGCTGGAGGCGCTGCAGGAGCCGCTGGCCGGCATCGTCGGGGCGGTCAAGCACGCCCTGGAGCAGACCCCGCCGGAACTGGGCTCGGACGTGGCCACCAACGGCATCGTGCTCACCGGCGGCGGCGCCCTGCTGCGCGACATCGACCGCCTGCTGCGTGAGGAGACCGGCCTGCCGGTCCTGATCGCGGACGATCCGCTGACCTGCGTGGCCCGCGGCGGCGGCAAGGTGCTGGAGCTCATCGACGAGCACGGCGCCGAGACCTTCGCCGTCGAATAA
- the mreC gene encoding rod shape-determining protein MreC translates to MAVFRRQRAPQLFSSRPASALRTLFCIVAAIVLMAYDHQTGRLKQMHAALSTLVWPVQVIVDAPNSLLRWAGEKLATHTALVNENAALKSQLTQASVALQRFAALQQDNERLRSLMQATTRVSGRISVAVVLSAALDPFRHRVVIDKGTHDGVFEGQTVLDAYGIVGQVTRADPLASEVTLVSDPGQAIQVEVNRTGLRTLARGSADLTQLTLPFITNSADVKEGDLVVSSGLGGRYPPGYPVGVISHFERIPAEPFADVTARTAADLSHGHEVLLYWPSQQPPPSELPPKPAPAAKTPPKPGRRGA, encoded by the coding sequence GTGGCCGTCTTCCGCCGCCAGCGCGCACCCCAGCTCTTCTCCAGCCGCCCCGCCAGCGCGCTACGCACCCTGTTCTGCATCGTGGCCGCCATCGTGCTGATGGCCTACGACCACCAGACCGGGCGCCTCAAGCAGATGCATGCCGCGCTCTCCACCCTCGTCTGGCCGGTGCAGGTGATCGTGGATGCGCCCAACTCGCTGCTGCGCTGGGCCGGCGAGAAACTCGCCACGCACACCGCGCTCGTCAACGAGAACGCCGCGCTCAAGAGCCAGCTCACCCAGGCCAGCGTGGCGCTGCAGCGGTTCGCCGCGTTGCAGCAGGATAACGAGCGCCTGCGCAGCCTGATGCAGGCCACCACACGCGTGAGCGGACGCATCAGCGTGGCGGTGGTCCTGTCCGCGGCGCTTGACCCCTTCCGCCACCGGGTGGTGATAGACAAGGGCACCCATGACGGCGTGTTCGAGGGCCAGACGGTGCTCGACGCCTACGGCATCGTCGGCCAGGTGACGCGCGCCGATCCCCTGGCCTCGGAGGTGACGCTCGTCAGCGATCCCGGCCAGGCGATCCAGGTGGAGGTGAACCGCACCGGCCTGCGCACGCTCGCCCGGGGCAGCGCCGACCTCACCCAGCTCACGCTCCCCTTCATCACCAACAGCGCCGACGTGAAGGAAGGCGACCTGGTGGTGAGCTCGGGACTGGGCGGGCGCTACCCGCCAGGCTACCCGGTCGGCGTCATCAGCCACTTCGAGCGCATCCCGGCCGAGCCCTTCGCGGACGTCACGGCCCGCACAGCGGCGGACCTGAGCCACGGCCACGAGGTGCTGCTGTACTGGCCCTCGCAACAGCCGCCGCCGTCAGAACTACCGCCTAAGCCGGCGCCTGCGGCGAAGACGCCGCCCAAGCCCGGACGGAGGGGAGCGTGA
- the mreD gene encoding rod shape-determining protein MreD has translation MREFSSPRGLWFIAASYLAALVLTVWPLPDWAEMFRPLWVPMVTIYWCLWLPERVGVITAFMAGLLVDALSGTLLGEHALALVLVAWAALWLHLQVRVYPWWQQCVVVAAILVLNGLALFWVDGMLGYTQGAGLRWMPVLVSAVFWPWILQVMARLHQRYQVG, from the coding sequence GTGAGGGAGTTCTCCTCGCCCCGCGGCCTTTGGTTCATCGCCGCGAGCTACCTCGCGGCCCTGGTGCTCACGGTGTGGCCGCTGCCCGACTGGGCCGAGATGTTCCGTCCTCTCTGGGTGCCGATGGTCACCATCTACTGGTGCCTGTGGCTGCCGGAACGAGTGGGCGTGATCACCGCGTTCATGGCGGGCCTGCTGGTGGATGCGCTCTCAGGCACGCTGCTCGGCGAGCATGCGCTGGCGCTGGTGCTGGTGGCCTGGGCCGCGCTCTGGCTGCACCTGCAGGTGCGCGTTTATCCATGGTGGCAGCAGTGCGTGGTGGTGGCGGCGATCCTGGTCCTGAACGGCCTCGCGCTGTTCTGGGTGGACGGCATGCTGGGCTATACCCAGGGCGCCGGGCTGCGCTGGATGCCGGTGCTGGTGAGCGCGGTGTTCTGGCCCTGGATCCTGCAGGTGATGGCGCGCCTGCACCAGCGCTACCAGGTGGGATGA
- the mrdA gene encoding penicillin-binding protein 2, with amino-acid sequence MPRIRIRNEWLEQHLFRVRALVVGLIALLLFMVVLGRLVYLQMVNYSHFVTLSEGNRLRAEPVTPPRGLIFDRNGVPLAENRPSYELDVVTEQVPDLKATLDALGKVVELRPGDLKRFNVLLKSKHPFQPLPLRTELTDEEIGRFASQRQDFPGVDIKATLSRFYPQGELTAHVVGYVGLVSPDELQHLDPEQYISTSEVGKIGVEYAYEKQLHGSVGIRQMEVTAEGRPVNKGPYTPPVPGSDLYLSIDVKLQAVAEHALGDNNGAVVAIDPNTGEILALVSKPEYDPNLFIGGIENDEYDLLQKDPSQPLFNRALRGQYPPGSTIKPFLGLAALNYNVVNPFANLMCPGYFYLPSNPNPYRDWRKGGHGETNLTKAIAESCDVYFYTVSLKLGVDRVHDFLTGFGLGQSPGVDLGGALPGLIPSPEWKRRATRQPWYQGDTVNIGIGQGYMLATPLQLAEATAALSVHGQRFAPHVLHSVGDPLSGVISDTAPQALPPVVVNTPGAWDLIIKAMTQVVSYGTAVRISYGAKYPIAGKTGTAQVHAKRLGVFGEEDQSGVPKELRDHALFIAFAPAQQPRIAVAVLVEHGGGGGAVAAPVARQVMDAYLLNQGTEAPPKP; translated from the coding sequence ATGCCCCGCATCCGCATACGCAACGAATGGCTGGAGCAGCACCTGTTCCGGGTGCGCGCCCTCGTGGTCGGCCTCATCGCGCTGCTGCTGTTCATGGTGGTGCTGGGCCGGCTGGTCTACCTGCAGATGGTCAACTACAGCCACTTCGTCACCCTGTCGGAAGGCAACCGCCTGCGCGCGGAACCGGTGACGCCGCCGCGCGGCCTCATCTTCGACCGCAACGGCGTGCCGCTGGCGGAGAACCGGCCCAGCTACGAGCTGGATGTGGTGACCGAGCAGGTGCCGGACCTGAAGGCCACACTGGACGCGCTCGGCAAGGTGGTGGAACTCAGGCCCGGTGACCTCAAGCGCTTCAACGTACTGCTGAAGAGCAAGCACCCGTTCCAGCCGCTGCCGCTGCGCACCGAGCTCACGGACGAGGAGATCGGCCGCTTCGCCTCCCAGCGCCAGGATTTCCCCGGCGTCGACATCAAGGCCACGCTCTCGCGCTTCTACCCCCAGGGCGAGCTCACGGCGCACGTGGTGGGCTACGTGGGCCTCGTGAGCCCCGATGAGCTGCAGCACCTCGACCCGGAGCAGTACATCAGCACCTCCGAGGTGGGCAAGATCGGCGTGGAGTACGCCTACGAGAAGCAGCTGCACGGCTCGGTGGGCATACGTCAGATGGAAGTCACCGCCGAGGGCCGGCCCGTCAACAAAGGGCCCTACACGCCGCCGGTGCCGGGCAGCGACCTCTACCTCTCCATCGACGTGAAGCTGCAGGCGGTGGCGGAACATGCTCTCGGCGACAACAATGGCGCGGTGGTGGCGATCGACCCCAACACCGGCGAGATCCTGGCGCTGGTGAGCAAGCCGGAGTACGACCCCAACCTGTTCATCGGCGGCATCGAGAACGACGAGTACGACCTGCTGCAGAAAGACCCCTCGCAGCCGCTGTTCAACCGCGCGCTGCGCGGCCAGTACCCGCCGGGCTCCACCATCAAGCCGTTCCTGGGGCTCGCCGCGCTCAACTACAACGTAGTCAACCCGTTCGCCAACCTCATGTGCCCGGGCTACTTCTATCTGCCCAGCAACCCGAACCCCTACCGCGACTGGCGCAAGGGCGGCCACGGCGAGACCAACCTCACCAAGGCCATCGCCGAATCCTGCGACGTGTACTTCTATACGGTATCTCTGAAGCTCGGCGTGGACCGCGTGCACGACTTCCTGACCGGTTTCGGCCTCGGCCAGTCGCCGGGCGTGGACCTCGGAGGCGCGCTGCCGGGACTGATCCCCTCGCCGGAGTGGAAGCGCCGCGCCACGCGCCAGCCCTGGTACCAGGGCGACACGGTCAACATCGGCATCGGCCAAGGCTACATGCTGGCGACGCCGCTGCAGCTCGCCGAGGCCACCGCCGCCCTATCCGTGCACGGCCAGCGCTTCGCGCCGCACGTCCTGCACTCGGTGGGCGACCCCCTCTCCGGCGTGATCAGCGACACCGCGCCGCAGGCGCTGCCCCCGGTGGTGGTGAACACGCCCGGCGCCTGGGACCTCATCATCAAGGCCATGACCCAGGTGGTGAGCTACGGCACCGCGGTGCGCATCAGCTATGGCGCCAAGTACCCCATCGCCGGCAAGACCGGCACCGCACAGGTGCACGCCAAGCGCCTCGGCGTGTTCGGCGAGGAGGACCAGTCAGGCGTGCCCAAGGAACTGCGTGACCATGCGCTGTTCATCGCGTTCGCGCCGGCGCAGCAGCCGCGCATCGCGGTGGCGGTGCTGGTGGAGCACGGTGGCGGCGGCGGCGCGGTGGCCGCACCGGTGGCGCGCCAGGTGATGGACGCGTATCTTCTGAACCAGGGCACCGAGGCCCCGCCCAAGCCATGA
- the rodA gene encoding rod shape-determining protein RodA, whose protein sequence is MSRDLPSSSGYQSTGELSLGEQLLRRLNLDGPLLTAILMVCGAGLAILYGASGQDIDVVYRQAERFALSFGVMLLVAQMSPQFLRIWTPWLFALGLILLAWTLHSGHIGRGAQRWLSLGVVRFQPSEVMKIAVPMMVGWYLHDKPLPPDWRQLPILGLIVAVPMGLIAVQPDLGTALLIMSAGAFGIFLSGLRWRVILIMFLMLAVAAPILWHFMHAYQRERVLTFLNPQRDPLGAGYHIIQSEIAIGSGGVFGKGWLHGTQSQLDFLPESSTDFIFAVLGEEFGFMGALGLIALYAFIVGRSLVIAMRAQDTFSRLTAGSLTMAFFTYVFINSGMVSGIVPVVGVPLPLISYGGTSTVTLMAGFGILMSIHSHRKLVSS, encoded by the coding sequence ATGAGCCGCGACCTTCCGTCATCGTCGGGATACCAGTCCACCGGGGAACTCAGCCTCGGCGAGCAGCTGCTGCGCCGGCTCAACCTCGACGGGCCGCTGCTGACGGCGATCCTCATGGTCTGCGGCGCCGGTCTCGCCATCCTCTATGGCGCCAGCGGCCAGGACATCGACGTGGTCTACCGGCAGGCCGAGCGCTTCGCGCTGTCCTTCGGCGTGATGCTGCTGGTGGCGCAGATGTCACCGCAGTTCCTGCGCATCTGGACGCCCTGGCTGTTCGCGCTGGGGCTCATCCTGCTGGCCTGGACCCTGCACTCCGGCCATATCGGCCGCGGCGCGCAGCGCTGGCTCAGCCTCGGCGTGGTGCGCTTCCAGCCATCCGAGGTCATGAAGATCGCGGTGCCGATGATGGTGGGCTGGTACCTGCACGACAAGCCGCTGCCCCCCGACTGGCGGCAGCTGCCGATACTCGGTCTGATCGTGGCGGTCCCCATGGGGCTGATCGCGGTGCAACCGGACCTCGGCACCGCGCTGCTCATCATGAGCGCCGGCGCCTTCGGCATCTTCCTGTCCGGGCTGCGCTGGCGCGTGATCCTGATCATGTTCCTGATGCTGGCGGTGGCTGCGCCCATCCTCTGGCACTTCATGCACGCCTACCAGCGCGAGCGGGTGCTGACCTTCCTGAACCCGCAGCGCGACCCGCTGGGCGCGGGCTACCACATCATCCAGTCGGAGATCGCGATCGGCTCGGGCGGCGTGTTCGGCAAGGGCTGGCTGCACGGCACCCAGTCCCAGCTCGACTTCCTACCGGAGAGCTCCACCGACTTCATCTTCGCGGTGCTGGGCGAGGAGTTCGGGTTCATGGGCGCGCTCGGGCTCATCGCCCTTTACGCGTTCATCGTCGGCCGCTCGCTGGTGATCGCCATGCGCGCCCAGGACACCTTCTCGCGGCTCACCGCCGGCAGCCTCACCATGGCGTTCTTCACCTACGTCTTCATCAACAGCGGCATGGTCTCCGGCATCGTGCCGGTGGTGGGCGTGCCGCTGCCGCTCATCAGCTACGGCGGCACCTCGACCGTGACCCTGATGGCCGGATTCGGTATCCTCATGAGCATCCACTCGCACCGCAAGCTGGTGTCATCCTGA
- the mltB gene encoding lytic murein transglycosylase B: MKQLRLPLLSALLLLSACAHGPVTPAAPPPAPAAGSYLARPEVKAFVDQVVQKDGFDRAWVERAFAGVQPRQTIIAAITRPAEAKPWWQYQSIFVTDARIDGGAAFWDQHAQTLRKAEDLYGVASDIVVAIVGVESFYGRQHGGYPVMDSLTNLSFDYPQRSPFFQGELEQFLVMCREQHFDPLKPMGSYAGAMGAPQFMPDSFRRFAVDFDGDGQRDIWDNWADIIGSVSYYFQQHGWRENELTVVPAALPKDVPAPESSVATTVGALRKAGLILSEGIPDDAEAVLVALQEQDEVRYWVGLHNFRVITQYNKSPLYAMAVIQLANAVSERRAIEGHDAPP, encoded by the coding sequence ATGAAGCAGCTCCGGCTCCCGCTCCTGTCCGCCCTCCTGCTGCTCTCAGCCTGCGCCCACGGCCCCGTCACCCCCGCCGCCCCTCCCCCGGCCCCCGCCGCCGGCAGCTACCTCGCGCGCCCGGAAGTGAAAGCCTTCGTGGACCAAGTGGTGCAGAAGGATGGCTTCGACCGGGCCTGGGTGGAGCGCGCCTTCGCAGGCGTGCAGCCGCGCCAGACCATCATCGCCGCCATCACGCGCCCCGCCGAGGCCAAACCGTGGTGGCAGTACCAGTCCATCTTCGTGACGGACGCCCGCATCGACGGCGGTGCCGCGTTCTGGGACCAGCATGCCCAGACCCTGCGCAAGGCCGAGGACCTCTACGGCGTGGCTTCCGACATCGTGGTCGCCATCGTCGGCGTGGAGAGCTTCTATGGCCGCCAGCACGGCGGCTATCCGGTGATGGATTCCCTCACCAACCTGTCCTTCGACTACCCGCAGCGCAGCCCCTTCTTCCAGGGCGAGCTGGAGCAGTTCCTGGTGATGTGCCGCGAGCAGCACTTCGACCCGCTCAAACCCATGGGCTCCTACGCCGGCGCCATGGGCGCGCCCCAGTTCATGCCCGACAGCTTCCGCCGCTTCGCGGTGGACTTCGACGGTGACGGCCAGCGCGACATCTGGGACAACTGGGCGGACATCATCGGCAGCGTCTCCTACTACTTCCAGCAGCACGGCTGGCGCGAGAACGAGCTCACGGTGGTGCCCGCCGCCCTGCCCAAGGACGTGCCGGCGCCGGAGTCCTCGGTCGCCACCACCGTCGGGGCGCTGCGCAAGGCCGGCCTCATCCTGAGCGAGGGCATCCCGGACGACGCCGAGGCGGTGCTGGTGGCGCTGCAGGAGCAGGACGAGGTGCGCTACTGGGTGGGCCTGCACAACTTCCGCGTCATCACCCAGTACAACAAGAGCCCGCTCTACGCCATGGCGGTGATCCAGCTCGCGAACGCCGTGTCCGAGCGCCGCGCCATCGAGGGCCACGATGCGCCGCCGTGA
- a CDS encoding septal ring lytic transglycosylase RlpA family protein produces the protein MRRRDIGGFLLLLTVFACAQFPEQPRDTRPWGAPNAPDAVPAKPSGDYGPDHPVDVSKVPDAVPGDDTPSRYGNPSTYTVLGKTYTLVPACKGYHDRGIASWYGMQFHGGRTSDGETYDMYAMTAANKVVPIPCYARVTNLKNGKSVIVKINDRGPFVENRLIDLSYAAASKLDMLGAGTAMVDVQAIGSGDLPPPSVTAPATPAVDVTALPPAVSTAPAPAAGAPQMYLQVGAFGERANADAAVAKLGTGGVDHAFILPVSDGARTLYKVRVGPLADVAAVDALTSKLAGLGFPNAQIVIP, from the coding sequence ATGCGCCGCCGTGACATAGGAGGCTTCCTCCTCCTGCTGACGGTCTTCGCGTGCGCGCAGTTCCCGGAGCAACCGCGGGACACGCGCCCCTGGGGAGCACCCAACGCACCCGATGCCGTGCCGGCCAAGCCGAGCGGCGACTATGGCCCCGACCACCCGGTGGACGTCTCCAAGGTACCGGACGCGGTGCCGGGCGACGACACGCCCAGCCGCTACGGCAACCCATCCACCTACACCGTGCTCGGCAAGACCTACACGCTCGTGCCCGCCTGCAAGGGCTACCACGACCGCGGCATCGCCTCCTGGTACGGCATGCAGTTCCACGGCGGACGCACCTCGGATGGCGAGACCTACGACATGTACGCCATGACCGCCGCCAACAAGGTGGTACCCATCCCCTGTTATGCCCGTGTCACCAACCTCAAGAACGGCAAGAGCGTGATCGTGAAGATCAACGACCGCGGCCCGTTCGTGGAGAACCGGCTCATCGATCTCTCCTACGCCGCCGCGTCCAAGCTCGACATGCTGGGCGCCGGCACCGCCATGGTGGACGTGCAGGCCATCGGATCCGGCGACCTGCCGCCGCCCTCCGTCACCGCGCCGGCGACCCCGGCGGTGGACGTGACCGCGCTGCCGCCCGCCGTCTCCACCGCTCCGGCCCCGGCTGCCGGGGCGCCGCAGATGTACCTGCAGGTGGGTGCTTTCGGCGAGCGCGCCAATGCCGATGCCGCGGTGGCCAAGCTCGGCACCGGCGGTGTGGACCATGCCTTCATCCTCCCCGTCAGCGACGGCGCCCGCACCCTCTACAAGGTCCGCGTCGGACCCCTGGCGGACGTGGCGGCGGTGGATGCGCTGACGTCCAAGCTCGCCGGCCTGGGTTTCCCCAACGCGCAGATCGTCATCCCCTGA
- a CDS encoding D-alanyl-D-alanine carboxypeptidase family protein: MRSKFLLACLLACISFSAAALPIPAPPQFPAKSYLLMDAHSGQVIAASNADEHREPASLTKLMTSYVVFHALRDGVLHLDDTAAVSERAWKMGGSRMFAKLGSQVSIDDLLQGMIVQSGNDATVALAERVGGTEDAFVQIMNQYAEKLGMRDTHFIDASGLTDDKDHYSTARDLALLSRAVITEFPEYLHYFSQKTFLWNKISQGNRNDLLYTDPSVDGLKTGDTDDAGYCLIATATRGDLRLISVVMGTKTRPERARYAETLLNYGSNFFETRKLYAAGTPVSTVKVWKGAEPEVSTGLARDMYVTLPKGAYGAMQATVQSSAGLVAPVADHAQVGMLNVTVDGRLLTQVPVYTLKAVPEGNIFRRLWDSVRLWFAKKK, encoded by the coding sequence TTGAGATCCAAGTTCCTGCTCGCTTGCCTCCTCGCCTGCATCAGCTTCTCCGCCGCCGCGCTGCCTATCCCGGCGCCGCCGCAGTTCCCCGCCAAGAGCTACCTGCTCATGGATGCGCATAGCGGGCAGGTGATTGCCGCGTCCAATGCCGACGAACACCGCGAGCCGGCGAGCCTCACCAAGCTCATGACCTCCTACGTGGTGTTCCATGCGCTGCGCGATGGCGTGCTGCACCTCGACGACACCGCCGCCGTGAGCGAGCGCGCCTGGAAGATGGGAGGCTCACGCATGTTCGCCAAGCTCGGCAGCCAAGTCAGCATCGACGACCTCCTGCAGGGCATGATCGTGCAGTCCGGCAACGACGCCACCGTGGCGCTGGCGGAGCGCGTGGGCGGCACCGAGGACGCGTTCGTGCAGATCATGAACCAGTACGCCGAGAAGCTCGGCATGCGCGACACCCACTTCATCGACGCCTCCGGCCTCACCGACGACAAGGACCACTACAGCACCGCCCGCGACCTGGCGCTGCTCTCGCGCGCCGTCATCACCGAGTTCCCGGAGTACCTGCACTACTTCTCCCAGAAGACCTTCCTCTGGAACAAGATCAGCCAGGGCAACCGCAACGACCTGCTCTACACCGACCCTTCCGTGGACGGCCTCAAGACCGGCGACACCGACGACGCCGGCTACTGCTTGATCGCCACCGCCACCCGCGGCGACCTGCGCCTGATCTCGGTGGTGATGGGCACCAAGACCCGTCCCGAACGCGCCCGCTACGCCGAGACGCTGCTCAACTACGGCTCCAACTTCTTCGAGACCCGCAAGCTCTACGCCGCCGGCACGCCCGTCTCCACCGTGAAGGTATGGAAGGGCGCGGAGCCGGAGGTGAGCACGGGCCTCGCGCGCGACATGTACGTGACCCTGCCCAAGGGGGCCTATGGCGCCATGCAGGCTACGGTGCAGTCCAGCGCCGGGCTCGTCGCCCCGGTGGCGGACCATGCCCAGGTGGGCATGCTGAACGTGACCGTGGACGGCCGGCTGCTCACCCAGGTGCCGGTCTACACCCTCAAGGCGGTGCCGGAGGGCAATATCTTCCGCCGCCTGTGGGACAGCGTGCGCCTCTGGTTCGCCAAGAAGAAGTGA
- a CDS encoding D-amino acid aminotransferase codes for MAAPLPTVHLNGRLLPLHEAHISPLDRGFLFGDGVYEVIPAYAGRLFHLPAHLKRLQYSLDGIRLENPHDDARWTTLLEELVARNGGGDIAVYLQVSRGADAGRDHSFPGVIPATVFAMCSPLAPLSEELKTRGARAVTLPDIRWQRCDIKCTSLLGNVLLRQQATERGCHEGILLRDGHATEGTSSGLLIVEDGVLVTPPDGPELLPSITRDVVLMLAERIHMPVRRGPIPEAALHRAEEVWFVSSMREVYPVTEIDGKPAGGGQPGVYWQRMYALFQEHKSERRG; via the coding sequence ATGGCGGCACCGCTGCCCACCGTCCACCTGAACGGACGACTGCTGCCCCTGCACGAAGCGCACATCTCGCCGCTGGACCGGGGCTTCCTGTTCGGCGACGGCGTGTACGAGGTGATCCCCGCCTACGCCGGCCGCCTGTTCCACCTGCCGGCACACCTGAAGCGCCTGCAGTACAGCCTGGACGGCATCCGCCTCGAGAACCCCCACGATGATGCCCGCTGGACCACGCTGCTGGAGGAGCTGGTGGCGCGTAACGGCGGCGGCGATATCGCCGTGTACCTGCAGGTCTCCCGCGGCGCAGATGCGGGGCGCGACCACAGCTTCCCCGGTGTGATCCCCGCCACGGTGTTCGCCATGTGCTCCCCGCTGGCGCCGCTCTCCGAGGAGCTCAAGACCCGGGGTGCCCGCGCCGTCACGCTGCCTGACATCCGCTGGCAGCGCTGCGACATCAAGTGCACATCGCTGCTCGGCAACGTGCTCCTGCGCCAGCAGGCAACCGAACGCGGCTGCCACGAGGGCATCCTGCTGCGGGATGGCCATGCCACCGAGGGTACCTCCAGCGGCCTGCTCATCGTCGAGGACGGCGTGCTGGTGACGCCGCCGGACGGTCCCGAGCTCCTGCCCAGCATCACTCGCGACGTGGTGCTGATGCTGGCCGAACGGATCCACATGCCGGTGCGGCGTGGACCCATCCCGGAGGCTGCCCTGCACCGCGCAGAGGAAGTCTGGTTCGTGAGCTCCATGCGGGAGGTCTATCCGGTCACCGAGATCGACGGCAAGCCCGCCGGCGGCGGCCAGCCCGGCGTCTACTGGCAGCGCATGTACGCGCTGTTCCAGGAGCACAAGAGCGAGCGGCGCGGCTGA
- a CDS encoding DUF493 domain-containing protein, with product MEQGSPLKFPVTFPVKIMGKDEPGFHDAVAEILARHVAPLSELPVKKQPSKEGRFVSLTVTIEAQSREQLDALYRDLSAHHLVLMAL from the coding sequence ATGGAGCAGGGATCGCCACTCAAGTTCCCCGTCACCTTCCCGGTGAAGATCATGGGCAAGGACGAGCCCGGCTTCCACGACGCCGTGGCCGAGATCCTGGCGCGCCATGTGGCGCCCCTGAGCGAGCTACCGGTGAAGAAGCAGCCCAGCAAGGAAGGCCGCTTCGTATCCCTCACTGTCACCATCGAGGCCCAGAGCCGTGAACAGCTGGACGCCCTCTACCGGGACCTCTCGGCGCACCATCTGGTGCTGATGGCCCTATGA
- the lipB gene encoding lipoyl(octanoyl) transferase LipB, giving the protein MRPPVIRHLGQVDYVPTWRAMEEFTLARGPDTPDEIWFLEHPPVFTLGLAGKMEHVLTPGDIPVVHIDRGGQVTYHGPGQLVVYPLLDLKRMKLGVRALVEALENSVIDTLEGYGIQARGRRDAPGVYVDARKVCSIGIRVRRGCSYHGIAFNIAMDLEPFRRINPCGYVGLEMTQVSALGGPDSVRRVAEDLAPALLERLRYNGVPLAARAGA; this is encoded by the coding sequence ATGAGGCCGCCCGTCATCAGGCACCTGGGCCAAGTGGACTATGTGCCCACCTGGCGCGCCATGGAGGAGTTCACCCTCGCCCGCGGCCCGGACACACCCGACGAGATCTGGTTCCTGGAGCACCCGCCGGTGTTCACCCTGGGACTCGCCGGCAAGATGGAGCACGTGCTCACCCCCGGCGACATCCCGGTGGTGCACATCGACCGCGGCGGCCAGGTCACCTACCACGGCCCGGGGCAGCTCGTGGTCTATCCGCTGCTGGACCTGAAGCGTATGAAGCTCGGAGTGCGTGCGCTGGTGGAGGCGCTGGAGAACAGCGTGATCGACACGCTGGAAGGCTACGGCATCCAGGCCCGCGGCCGGCGCGACGCACCCGGCGTGTACGTGGATGCCCGCAAGGTCTGCTCCATCGGCATCCGCGTGCGCCGCGGCTGCAGCTACCACGGCATCGCCTTCAACATCGCGATGGATCTGGAACCGTTCCGGCGCATCAATCCCTGCGGTTACGTGGGGCTGGAGATGACCCAGGTGAGCGCGCTGGGCGGCCCTGACAGCGTGCGACGCGTCGCAGAGGACCTCGCCCCAGCCCTGCTGGAGCGCCTGAGATATAATGGCGTCCCCCTGGCCGCCCGCGCGGGCGCCTGA